From a single Paraburkholderia largidicola genomic region:
- a CDS encoding DUF1109 domain-containing protein, translating to MFWAKLALPVSMTAAGVAVLSRLSQPGVPTERAWKLLCVPIVLVWLSALAVLAGAPAPMREALILGHTWRACLAHIVQLSIPGFAALLIAMRGLAPTRPALAGATTGLLAGAIGALAYCLRCPEMAPPFWATWYLAGMSVPALIGALVGPRAMRW from the coding sequence GTGTTCTGGGCCAAGTTGGCGCTCCCTGTCTCGATGACCGCCGCGGGCGTAGCGGTCCTGTCGCGTTTGTCCCAACCGGGCGTACCGACTGAGCGAGCATGGAAACTGCTCTGCGTGCCGATCGTGCTCGTCTGGCTGTCCGCGCTGGCGGTACTCGCGGGCGCGCCGGCGCCGATGCGCGAGGCGCTGATTCTCGGCCACACCTGGCGAGCCTGTCTCGCCCATATCGTCCAGCTCTCGATTCCCGGGTTCGCGGCGCTATTGATTGCGATGCGTGGTCTCGCCCCGACCCGGCCTGCACTGGCAGGCGCGACTACCGGCCTGCTCGCAGGCGCAATCGGTGCGCTCGCTTACTGCCTGCGCTGCCCAGAGATGGCACCGCCGTTCTGGGCGACGTGGTATCTGGCCGGCATGTCGGTGCCGGCGCTCATAGGCGCATTGGTGGGGCCGCGCGCGATGCGGTGGTGA
- a CDS encoding SulP family inorganic anion transporter → MTTPANRIDKPRVASRIALPASRAEWLREVLAGVVTSLALIPEVISFSFISGVEPRFALFASVVLLVVMSLAGGRPAMVTAAAGSIALVVGPLAHTHGTGYILPAVLLGGLIQAAFGLFGLARIVRFIPRPVMLGFVNALGILIFCAQLPHVMHQSPAVYSLFAITLAIVLGAPRFTRVIPSPLIAIVVATGLALATHWGVPTVGAGQPVRADLPGLTAWTVPFDLGTLKIVWQTAVSIAFVGLLETLLTAKLVDEITQTRSDKTRESCALGLANLCAGAFGGIAGCAMIGQTVVNVGIGGARTRVSTLAAALTMLALITGLSPVMAHIPMVALAAVMMVVAVRTVDWHSLRPATVARMPLTETAVMLMSVALTVYTGNLAIGVVGGVLLATMLFARRVAHVIRTTRSVSANGQSVRYEIHGPLFFGSSNELVDRFDYSADPRTVVIDFSRSQIWDVSTVAALDSIEAKYRRHDVAVQFTGLDERSRAFHARLSGKLNVG, encoded by the coding sequence ATGACAACTCCTGCGAACAGGATCGATAAACCGCGCGTCGCATCGCGCATTGCATTGCCCGCGTCGCGCGCCGAATGGCTGCGTGAGGTGCTTGCGGGCGTGGTCACGAGCCTCGCGCTGATCCCCGAGGTGATTTCGTTCTCGTTCATCTCGGGCGTGGAACCGCGTTTCGCGTTGTTCGCCTCGGTCGTACTGCTCGTCGTGATGTCGCTGGCCGGCGGGCGTCCGGCGATGGTCACGGCGGCGGCGGGCTCCATTGCGCTCGTGGTCGGGCCGCTCGCGCACACGCACGGGACCGGCTACATCCTTCCCGCCGTGCTGCTCGGCGGGCTGATCCAGGCGGCGTTTGGCCTCTTCGGCCTCGCACGCATCGTGCGTTTCATTCCGCGGCCGGTGATGCTCGGCTTCGTCAACGCGCTTGGCATCCTGATCTTCTGTGCGCAGCTACCGCACGTGATGCATCAATCTCCCGCCGTCTATAGCCTCTTTGCGATAACGCTCGCGATCGTGCTGGGCGCGCCGCGTTTCACGCGCGTCATTCCTTCGCCGCTGATCGCTATCGTCGTCGCCACTGGCCTCGCGCTCGCGACGCACTGGGGCGTGCCGACAGTCGGCGCGGGCCAGCCGGTGCGTGCGGACCTGCCAGGCCTCACGGCGTGGACTGTACCGTTTGACCTGGGGACGCTGAAAATCGTGTGGCAAACGGCGGTCAGCATTGCGTTCGTCGGTTTGCTCGAGACGCTGCTGACGGCGAAGCTCGTCGATGAAATAACGCAAACGCGTTCGGACAAGACGCGCGAATCCTGCGCGCTCGGGCTCGCAAACCTGTGTGCGGGCGCGTTCGGCGGCATCGCGGGTTGCGCAATGATCGGTCAGACGGTAGTGAATGTGGGAATCGGCGGCGCGCGCACGCGGGTCTCGACGCTCGCGGCCGCGCTCACAATGCTCGCGCTGATCACTGGGCTGAGTCCCGTCATGGCACATATCCCGATGGTGGCGCTTGCGGCGGTGATGATGGTCGTCGCGGTCAGGACGGTGGACTGGCACAGCTTGCGGCCGGCTACTGTCGCCCGCATGCCGTTGACGGAAACCGCCGTGATGCTCATGTCTGTTGCGTTGACCGTCTATACAGGCAATCTTGCGATCGGCGTGGTCGGCGGCGTGCTGCTCGCAACCATGCTGTTTGCGCGACGCGTTGCGCATGTAATCCGCACGACGCGCAGCGTGTCCGCCAATGGACAGAGCGTACGCTACGAAATACATGGTCCGCTTTTCTTCGGCAGCAGCAATGAACTCGTCGATCGATTTGATTATTCGGCCGATCCGCGTACCGTCGTGATCGATTTTTCGCGGTCGCAGATCTGGGACGTGTCGACAGTCGCCGCGCTCGATTCGATCGAGGCGAAGTATCGGCGGCACGACGTCGCCGTGCAGTTCACCGGACTGGACGAACGTAGCCGCGCGTTTCACGCGCGGCTCAGCGGCAAGCTCAATGTCGGGTGA
- a CDS encoding formylglycine-generating enzyme family protein, with protein sequence MVRIVGGDFTMGSDLFYREERPARRASAPDFWIDAHPVTNAQFAAFVDATGYLTTAEREPDPALYPQADPALLCPASLVFTQPPGRVRRGDYRQWWAYVPGASWRHPQGPESGLEGLLDHPVVHVSFADASAYAAWAGKALPTEIEWEYAARGGLDGAVYPWGDEFAPDGRQMANTWQGEFPWQNTRLDGYERTSPVKSYSANGYGLYDVAGNVWEWTATRYGEAPSAGETKSCCIPSSKLDDPNVRHVVKGGSHLCAPNYCLRYRPAARQGQTLDTSTSHIGFRCVVRA encoded by the coding sequence ATGGTGCGAATTGTGGGCGGCGACTTCACGATGGGTTCCGATCTCTTCTACAGGGAAGAGCGTCCGGCGCGGCGCGCGAGCGCGCCGGATTTCTGGATCGACGCGCATCCGGTCACCAATGCGCAGTTCGCTGCGTTCGTCGATGCGACCGGCTATCTGACGACGGCCGAGCGCGAGCCCGATCCCGCGCTTTATCCACAGGCCGATCCCGCGCTGCTGTGTCCGGCGTCGCTGGTGTTCACGCAGCCGCCCGGGCGCGTCAGGCGCGGCGACTATCGGCAGTGGTGGGCGTATGTGCCCGGTGCGAGCTGGCGGCATCCGCAAGGCCCGGAAAGCGGTCTCGAAGGACTCCTGGATCATCCGGTCGTGCATGTGTCGTTTGCGGATGCGAGCGCATATGCGGCATGGGCCGGCAAGGCCCTGCCGACCGAAATCGAATGGGAATACGCAGCGCGCGGCGGGCTCGACGGCGCGGTCTATCCGTGGGGCGACGAGTTCGCGCCGGACGGCCGGCAGATGGCTAACACGTGGCAAGGCGAGTTTCCGTGGCAGAACACGCGGCTCGACGGTTACGAACGCACATCGCCGGTGAAGTCGTATTCCGCCAACGGGTACGGTCTTTACGACGTCGCGGGCAACGTGTGGGAGTGGACCGCCACGCGCTACGGCGAGGCGCCCAGCGCCGGAGAGACGAAGTCGTGCTGCATTCCGTCATCGAAGCTCGACGATCCGAACGTGCGCCACGTGGTGAAGGGCGGCTCGCACCTGTGCGCACCGAACTATTGCCTTCGTTATCGGCCGGCCGCGCGCCAAGGCCAGACGCTCGACACGTCAACGAGCCACATCGGCTTTCGATGCGTCGTACGTGCCTGA
- a CDS encoding arylsulfatase: MSKKPNILFFHVDNLGMGELGCYGGGKLRGADTKRIDAFSKEGTKLTHYVVEPQCTPTRSALMTGRYPIRSGNHTIALGGNGGGLVTWEITIAELLAKGGYKSSCLGKWHIGAEDGRFPTDHGFDEWYGPLRTYDECMWLEDPHYVPERDGYSYMHEGFKGKGTKPLLDEQLTMETKKTCDLEYQKRGIDFMQRCVKNDEPFFLYFNHSLMHFPMSPRDEFVGKSTNGDWGDCLLMLDHDFGVLLDELDRLGVADDTIVILCGDNGAEDHLAGRGTGGFFDGSYFSSAEGGIRTPLLARWPGRIPAGVESNEMVHVTDMFTTLLSFAGAEPPKDRLIDGKDQTRFFLGEQPTSNRESCMVWLKDELHAVKWKDFKINFKRQQHFHDPELPLGFARITHLQEDPKEREAVNQRYVRWWVMQHAHRVVREFEDSVKQEELIPPGSELYFVPKSVFNA, encoded by the coding sequence ATGAGCAAGAAACCCAACATCCTGTTCTTCCACGTCGACAATCTGGGCATGGGCGAACTGGGCTGCTATGGCGGTGGCAAGCTGCGCGGCGCGGATACGAAGCGCATCGACGCGTTCAGCAAGGAGGGCACCAAGCTGACCCACTACGTGGTTGAACCGCAGTGCACGCCCACACGCTCCGCGCTGATGACGGGCCGCTATCCAATCCGTTCGGGCAATCACACGATCGCGCTCGGAGGCAACGGCGGCGGCCTAGTGACGTGGGAAATCACGATTGCCGAACTGCTGGCGAAGGGCGGCTATAAGTCGTCGTGTCTCGGCAAATGGCATATCGGCGCGGAGGACGGTCGGTTCCCGACGGATCACGGCTTCGACGAGTGGTACGGTCCGCTGCGGACGTACGACGAGTGCATGTGGCTGGAAGATCCGCACTATGTGCCGGAGCGCGATGGCTACTCATATATGCACGAGGGTTTCAAGGGCAAGGGCACGAAACCGCTCCTCGACGAGCAGCTCACCATGGAAACCAAGAAGACCTGCGACCTGGAATACCAGAAACGCGGCATCGACTTCATGCAGCGCTGCGTGAAGAACGACGAACCGTTTTTCCTGTACTTCAATCATTCGCTGATGCATTTCCCGATGTCGCCGCGCGACGAATTCGTGGGCAAGAGTACCAACGGCGACTGGGGCGACTGCCTGCTGATGCTCGATCACGACTTCGGCGTGCTGCTCGACGAACTGGACCGTCTCGGCGTGGCCGACGACACGATCGTGATCCTCTGCGGCGACAACGGCGCCGAGGACCATCTCGCGGGACGCGGCACAGGGGGCTTTTTCGACGGCTCCTACTTCAGTTCGGCGGAAGGCGGCATCCGAACGCCGCTCCTGGCGCGCTGGCCCGGCCGCATTCCGGCCGGCGTCGAGAGCAACGAGATGGTGCACGTCACCGACATGTTCACGACGCTGCTGAGTTTCGCGGGCGCCGAGCCGCCGAAGGACCGGCTCATCGACGGCAAGGATCAGACGCGCTTCTTCCTCGGCGAACAGCCGACCTCGAATCGCGAATCGTGCATGGTGTGGCTCAAGGACGAACTGCACGCGGTGAAGTGGAAGGACTTCAAGATCAACTTCAAACGCCAGCAGCATTTCCACGATCCCGAACTGCCGCTTGGCTTCGCGCGGATCACGCATCTGCAGGAGGACCCGAAGGAGCGCGAAGCGGTCAATCAGCGTTATGTGCGGTGGTGGGTGATGCAACACGCGCATCGCGTCGTGCGCGAATTCGAGGATAGCGTGAAGCAGGAAGAGCTGATTCCGCCCGGCTCGGAACTCTACTTCGTCCCGAAGTCGGTCTTCAACGCCTAA